In the genome of Epinephelus moara isolate mb chromosome 14, YSFRI_EMoa_1.0, whole genome shotgun sequence, the window GTCTAAAATTaattgtgtgcatgtttctggGAGCTATTCTACATCAAACACCCTGGTTTTCTAAGGGATTTATATTCTTTTGTAGAGTTTTCTGGGGTGCACGTAATGACAAGTGGCATTCCACACACGGGTTGAAAGTCATAAACAAAAGCTTGGAGGAGAGGGTGGTATGAGAGAGAGACTTGTAGTCTGCTGTGAGTGTCTGTCTTTGGCTTGGCAGCTCTTCGGATGAATGTTTTATTGAGCAGTGTGTCCCAATCTTCTCCTTCTGCCAGGATTACAGTAATCAGGCCTCGAACGAAAACAGCACATCCCAGGACTACAAAGAGCGTACGGATGGGCTTAACAAAGTACTGTAGTGGAAGTTCAAGGGAGGACAGGGCAGTGCCCTGCAGCATACTAAAAAGGAAAAAGGTTCCTCTTTCTAGCATCTTCACGGCCAACAtcaaagtaagaaaaataatagcACTGCTACAAGACCTTGCACTGAATGTGTGTAGTTTATGTCTCATATTAGGGAGGACAGTTTTCCTATTACATCATTATATATCGCTTGTGTGGCATTCAGATTTTCATGACGCACTCCAAACAACTGAGCTACCCAGCCTTAACAACCCACTACTCTCGCTTCCTTGAATTCTAAACAACATGGCGATTATATGGTTTACATTAATTGGTTGTCTACTATGCCAGGTAGCACAGCCTGCTCCCTTAAGTCTCAAATCAAAAACTCTGTGGCTCATTCAGGATCAACCTTGCAAACTTCACAGTATCACAGTATCTACGCCAACCAGCCTTGACAACACACCACACTTCACCACCCACCCTGACCTCAAAAGGGGTGGGGAGGCTCACAAATAGGCACAAGATAGCTGACTTTCAAAAGTGAGAATACTGACTTGCAAGTTGAAACTGTTGATTAGATCAGCAAGGGGCAAATTGGAAGCATATTTACCGACACAAATATCATAATAAATCACAACTAAGAAAGCCATTTTAATTATAATTACATCTCATTTTGTTCTAGAGCAACAAAGGTCCCCCACTCAGTGTAACATAGCTTACACTGACTGCACTGAAGCTCCACACTGACCAATCAATACAACAAGAGGATGAATATGGTATTCCCCATCACCCACCAGTTTTAATTATAGGCCTCATGGGGTTGGATTGGAGGGAATACACTTCAATAATCAGGCCTGCAGGGCTGCAGTATTTATATTTGATGTCAGACGTGTGATCTATTGGACACGTGAGAGGACGTCTGGATTCAGTGTGGTCAGTGCCAAGCTACCACAGTGAATCATTCCTGCATGGTGTCATCCATCACATAACAGTATGCAGTATTACTGTTATGATGCATCACACATTATTGTACCCCATTATAGCCCtgcaacatttttacattacaaccatagtgtttatttttttatattggcCTTAAATTGGAGGCAGATTCTGTTCCCCGTCAAAGAGACATAATACTGACCAGGCCCTCCCAGCTTGGGAATCACTGGACAAAATGAAAGACTGCGGCTGTATAATATCTGAAACATGGTGTCCATTTGAAAACAGAGGCAGCCACAGTCTTGGCTGTCACTCCTAACTGGtctccacccacccacccagaGAGCCACACCAAAGCTTTGAGAGCCCAACATGTCACCAGAAGAGTACTATTTAGTGTGTGGGGAGCAGTGGATAAGCAGCTGCTTCAGAGAGCTTTTGTTGACTGGCTAGATCTAAGCTCTGAATGCATTTTAATATGAATAGCGCAACTCAGTGCGATTACAATAAATTACCACAGGAAAACCGCAATGCTCTTGACTGTCAGAGTACCAGTCATTGCACTGACTTCAAAGGGTGGAGGCACTTCCTGAAGCTAAGATTGCCCCTGACCCCAGGCTTTACTCATCCTTACTCATCGCTATGTAGAGTCGTCATCTGTAGCTCAATTCATAGAGCATGCTACTAACATAGGCATTTAATCTAAGCAATCTAGGCATCTTGGTGATAGGGTGGTCTATAATGCCCACCATATAACTATAGTGTTTCCAGCTCAATTAAAGCAAATATTTGTGATATATCATAACCCTGTCTTCCCCTCCCacctcatttcctgtctctctatccctttactgtcaaataaagaaaaaatgccattaaaacattttttacaagCAGTATGCGATGTATGGTTATGGTGCATACTTAAAAATATCCACTAGACATCTGACATATGTTCCCAACTGCTAAACAAGTGTGTGGTATGTGAGCAATTTCACACATCCACCTGCAGACaaacagtgttttttctttcccagCTGTTGTTGAACTATGCTGCTAATCCATGTCTTATCTCAGTGGGTCCTAGTGGGGTGGTTGTGGGTGGACAGAGCATCCATATCTGCCTTTCTAAAAATGAATGGTATGCTCCTCTGCTCCACCACAGTGCACTCTGACATCCCCAGCTTAGTCATGGTAAACAGAAGGCATTTCCGTAAGCCGCTATTGGAACAGTAGAGTTACGACTTCGTCACAATTACTTAAGCAATTGGCAATAACTCACATTTCTCAACTGGACTGCATCTGTGTTTACAGACTGTAACAATAGCAGGAGGGGGTATTGCAGTTTGGCTGTACTCTCTACATGACAATACTGTCTACCTATGCATCTACATAATAGACATGGTAAATAGCATTAGCGGCCTTTTCCTTTAAGCACCAACATTTCTGTCCACTGTGAAAGCAGCTGTGGTTTGATGAGGTAAAAGTGTCATACGTAAAGGACTCTGTCTTCCTGACTTCTGTGAGTGCTAGGAAGTGAATTTGAGTAAGAAAAGAAATGATCTGTGCTCACTGGTCAGCCTTCGCTAAGTGTTACTACAGCATATGGAGGCATTAAGCATCCGTATTTGCAGCCAGGCCACCCTGGTTATTTGCTTAACAAATAACCAGAAGTGATTGttgtgtacatgcatgtgtgtgtgtgacccccTCAATGCTCCATCTCACCCATGTACTGGCTGAGTGAACCAGGCACTGGCTGAGTAAACTGGACATGCATGACACCAGACAAAACACATGAAGATCAAACCACTCATTGTATTTAACCCATTTTTGGAGGCTCGAGTGAGCTAAATAGACTCCCGAAAGCCTTTAGCTGTGCAGAGAGGCAACTACTAAGGGAAACAGTCTAATTTAATCACAGTTTTACTACCTGTTTAGACGGATCTTCCAGTTGACTGAAGCTGCGCTGTGCTTTCACTGAGGAATGCTATGCATGACTACTTGAATCTGTGGCTGAGCTGACTGCTGCAGCTCAGGGAGACATTATCACTTACTCATATTTTTAGGCAAGTGTTAAGGTCCAGAAATGATTCTTACATTTCATAgtgtatatattttgtattaataaagtTATGGCTTTTATTAAGATGGCAATTTTGACCTTGTTTCCCAGTCTTTCGGTTTCATCAGTCTTATAAAGGCAAAAGGTTATCTTGCACCTGCAATTGCATCCTTGAAGAGGGACAGGGGGTTCAGACAAGTATGAGGCTGTGTTCAACACTAAGACATCTATCAAAGTGTTACATGACAGAGTCAAAGCCTGAGGACATATGCTAGTATCCTGCTCAGTTAAAAAAGTTTTGCTGACACATTTGAAGTTCTTACAACAGTTAACGCCAATATTGGGACGCAGTTATTAACGTAAATGCGTTTAAAAGTACAGTTATAGCGGATGGCTGACAGTGTTGGCAACTTGGCAAAGTTAGCTGAGGCGCCACGTTATAGCCATCTCCCAATGCAAcggttttaaaaacaaaaatacacctGAGACACCGTAAAACACGAAAGAAACACTTTACATGActtattaaaataaacatatctAGCGTAATGTAACGTTAGCGGCTCACCTGGACTAACAGTTAGCAAAACAGATGTGTTAGATATCTAAAACTTTGTCAGAAACttacaaaaatgtcctcaactcaccattttgtgactttttccCAAAAGAATTACCGTATCCCCTCGCAGTTACACCATACAAGTGTTAAACGTGACGCATTTCTGACTTGTACACAActtaaaacacatcaaaacacaTCCAGTGTTCGCCCTGAGTCCTTCTTCTAACTCAACTCTTTTCGATGCAAGCTGACTCCATCCATGAAAACCCTTACCTCTTCTAAGTAGCTGATTGGACGACGGGTCGACTTTGGCGAGCTGTGATTGGCCGAACGGGACGTCAATCAAGTTTCCAACGTCTTCTCCGGTAGGATCGGCTCGAGATCGCACAGAGGAGTTCCAAAGGGCTCACGTGACGTGTGAGGTGGCTCCCTTTGAAACAGCTGTCCGGAGATGATGTTGGATTAAAGTTTCCTCTAACTGTGTCCTCCTGCAAGTAAACACAAGATGTTCTGAGTATTATCCCCTGTAACTGGAAAATCAAAGTCTTTCCTCTTATTACACTGTATTGAAATAGGGTCTTTATAAACGggctaaataaaaacagtaattttgttaGTAACAGGAAGAAAGTTTGATCCTTATCACAAAACTTCCTTCTAACAAATTAGGTAAAATAAGTTTCATTGAAATTGATTCATAGATTCTAaaaaatttctttaaaaagttaTTAGAGTGTGACAAAGATGTGAATCGCTGTTTTTGTGAATTACATCCTGAAACATTCTCCCATTTATTTTGCTCTTGTAATTTTTACATATGTGCTGTGGAGAGCTTTTACTAAATTTATAGTTTACAACATTTTCTCAGATTTTACTGTTTACTTACTGTTATATTTGGGTGCTACGATAATTGTGACAAAGATGCATTTTTCCTTATTAATCTAATTTTACTTCTTGCCTaatttcacattcacaaatgtaaatttacttttataaaaactttatttctgtAGATTTAAATGTGTTACAGAATGGAAtacaaaaaggggaaaaaaaagagcataaAGCACAGACAATTATAGAGAAATGAATAGTACAAAAAATAACAAGTTGGGTCAATGAGTCACATAGAtagcattgttaaaaaaaagggggTTAAATTATGGAGTTGTTTCATTCCAGTCCATTTCTGCTCCTTTAATATGTTTTCCTGTTGGGTGCTTTATATTTAGGAGATAAATCCACTTGTATGACCATACAATAACCAATGAAGGTCCAATTCCATTAAAAGTCTGACGCATAGGGCCAAGGTACATAatgaaaatgtatatatatatatatatatattcatttttttaaatgcaggtaATGGAACATGCTTATCAACGATTCCCTCCTTACAAAACAAAGAGCcatcaaaacaataaatgtatGCACTATCTTCAAAATTTAAAAGTGCACTTTTTGTCATGTCACTCACATCttcatttctcttttattttatgttggatttattttgctgttgtcaTCTTTTTCTGCTTAGTTTTGTTTCTCAGTGGTATAATTCTGTTCACATTCTGTTTCTGCTCACATTGTATGTTAAAGTTTGAAATAAAGATTATTGGGGAAAGAAATGAACAAGGTGAATAACTAAGTTAGGTCAAATTGATTCATCTATAACATCTAAATAGCAGTTTTCAAACAGGTCACAAAGGTCACAGGTCAAATTCTCCACACTATTTgcaatgtttgtatttttctatGGAAAACACTTTTTCCCCTGCaaactgcacacaaacacaaatatctTCGTGTTAACTTTTCATATTATTACCTGGCTTTATTAACAGTATAATCTGAAAAGAAAAATTTATATGCATTGTAACATCACCCTTTTAAAAGGGGCTGTTAACCTTCTAGGGACAATACAACTGAGACTGGAAAGACGTGTCAGACTCATGGACGTCTGGTCAAGTGGGAAAAACTAGCTCAGCCTACTAATAAGATAATTACTCTTATTCTGCCACCTACAGGCAGATACTGTATTACACAGCCTTGATAAATTCTCAGTATTAACAAAAACCAAGGGACACAAAACTCTATGAggcaatattttattttgtgactgAAACTAATTCATATTAATACATTCTCCAACACAAGCAGGATGTTAAACCCAGAGTTAACAGGAAATTCTCTACCCATCCCATAATGTTAATTTCTAAGCTGTTATAACAAATTGAAATGCAAACATCTGTTATTAGTAATATTAGTAGTAATAATATAGAACAGATGAACAGTCACGgaacaattattttcatgtcTGTTTATAAAGGACCTGATGAAAATACTGTCAAATGTTATAAATAAATTAGCTTTAAACTTATATGCGTTGACACAGTCACTGAGTTTGCAGCACGTGCTCAATAGTACAAAATAGTTTACTCTGCAGGACAAAGTGTAGCTTCATCTCAGTCATTGTGACGCCTTTTTTTTGAGGCAGATTACAGTTATGTGGATGAAGCTGAAAAGCCACATCTATACTTTGAGTCAGTCCTCAGGGCCAGCTCACTGTGTTGCATTTAAATCCCCAAAATGTTACATTCAATCATAGATACAGATAGTAAAATTAAATGTCTGAATTTTGTAGAacttaaaaaacataattacatGAGCTGttatcctgttaaaaaaaaacacaactacaaGAAGAGGGACACACACGATACAGTATAACAATAGACAAACCCAACGCACAAGGCCGAGGCATCCAGTACAATGAGGCCATtgtgttaaaaacacacaacaatagTTACTGAAATTGTGTTGCATAAATagaaacaaaactttatttgaTGCATAATACCAATTAAATCATCATGATCAACACTTTGCTTGGTTAATCTGTATCAGCAGTGCTTCAGTTTTGCAACATCATATTTCCATTTTGGTCAAAAGAGCCTTTATGGAGTGAACCAGCCCTGCACTTAGTTCCACAAATAAAGGCCTTTCAAGAAATATTTCTCtctacagtccaaagacaccaATGTTACTCATGAATGGACTGATCTAATTGTCCACTTAGTATGTAATAACTCCAATGACTAACCTACAGAACCTCATTCTTTAAACCAATTTTCCTGCCTACGCTGCCCAATCAGTGCTGAATAACTGTGTTTGTTGTAAGAGCTCCAATGGCACTGTGCATGAGAAAGGATAAATCATTGATGTGATTTGACAACTAGGTCATTTCGTCACTACTAAGAAAGAGTATAACCTCCTCTGACCTCCTAAAATAATGTCCCGTCCCCACAAAACATGTTCCCGGCCTTCTTTTACCTGATAGATCAACCCGACTTGATCTATGGGTAGAAGAAGATACTATGTAATAAATACCTCTTCAAGCATTACATctataaatactgtatgtgtgtaataCATGACTGGTAAACTGGATATTTCACAGCTCAGTGTCCTGAGGGTGATGGAAACAAGCAGGGCCCCATTCCACTGCCCTAAACAACCACACCCACGTtaaaagctaagctaaccagatggaaaaaaacaattgaaaacTGCCTCAAACTCTAAGGGAAGCCAATGCAGCAAACTTCATCAAGACTGGTGCGGCGCTTGTCAAAATGTGCCTGTTGAAACAGGCAAATTGCTTGGCCTCTGGTACTGTTGCTCAAGAACCATACATgcaaacaacttcacactcaACACTGTGCTTCCCTGGGTCCTGAGTAATACACCTACCATGACATGGTTGCATCGCCTAGCAATGCCAGAGTATATTTACTTAACATCTGGGTGcaaaaactcacacacacaaacattttatagtCTCATGGAGTCAAGGCCCGGCTATCTCCAGGAACAAAAGCATTAATTTCCAAAGTTGCATCTCTGATGCTTGAAATGTTAGCGTTTGCTACAACGCAGTCTCTTAACTCGCTCTACCTTCATCTGTTCTTGAATGTAGTGTAGAGAGCGACGAAGAACAAGCTGTACCCAGCAGGTCGTTCAGTGGTGTAACTGTTATTAGGGGTCCCCTCTCAATACACTACATAGTGTGTACTTCTGGCAGTAGTAACGCACTTTTAATTAATATGTCCCATAGATGTCCAGAGCTTGCAGTTGACACCGCACTTCCTTGGATCCTCAGCAACACAccagccaagtgtgaagtgaAATGGCTGTCAGGAAAAttgaaggacagacagagagagactccTTCATTTTAGCTGGATAGTACCAGACAGTCACAATTACCTTAGCCAAGGGActtactttgtaaaaaaaacaaagaagttttataatagaataaatcataaaaacaaccTTCTTAAAACCACCCTTCTAAAAGTCACTTCACACATccattaaaaaaggaaaaaataaggCATCTTTCAGATAGAAAATGGTGTCCCTCAGTTGGCGTGTGGTTTGACTGAAACCTCAGACTGACCCTCTGTGGTACCGTTTACGGGTACCGCCTTGTTTCCAAAGTTCCAGTCCACAGGATTAAACAGCTGCATGGTCTTCTTGTGCGTCCAGATGGGGTTGAGGATAAACGTGAGCAGAGTGAGGCCAATTAAGTAAATAAGCAGTGGGGGCACGGCAACATTGCTGCTGAGCTCTCCCCAATGGTTCAAGGTTACCCACCACATGTAGTAAGTGAGCACCATGCGACAGTGGAAGGCGTGGATCATCACCCACTGGTTGGCTCTCCAAAACAGGGTGCGTGCCCAGCCAGCCTGTAAGggaagaaagatggagagagaaattATACTGTGGAATGGGGCACAAATTTCTTTTTATATCACAATAACATCAAAGTCACATCCTTGTGACTTCTGTGTACTGAAGTCAAATCTGTGAGTAGGGGGAACAGAGAAAGTTTAGGCACTGACTTGATCTTCTTATAGAACTTCCTCTTTCTAAGAACGTTTATCTGTCTGTTGACAGTCATAAGTGCACAAGACCACAGAGGAACTGAAACCATGTGACACTTCCAGTAATGTCAGTGGTAGAATCTGTTAGAAGAAGATGCTCAACCAGCAGCATCAGATGCAACTACAGCCCTTGAAACACTGATAAAATAAGTACTCGTACCAAACAATCATTTGGTAACTGAGGCAAATTGATTATAGTCACAGCTCCCTACCTTCAGTAACATCCAGGATATACAGGTGAATGGTGTGCTCATCTCAAGCAGCAGCGTAACCATCGGCAGGAAGTGGCCCATAGAATCCCACACCACTGCTCCTGCATATCCTGTCAGGGCGAAGAAATGGTGCGTCGCCAGTGGGAGGTCAAATGACCTAAACACCACGCTGGAGGCGTGAAGTGCTACATTctcaaacacaaagaaaccTGTGGCTGTGAGGACATTGAACCACGACCAATCTGCTTGCCCTTTCACTCTGTCACTGGTTAACACGGAGTCCTCAGTCAGGGCCCGCAGACCGGCTACGGTGCTCTGGATGCCAAACACCGCCCGAGTCGCTGCGAGGTTCCAGAAAACTTTCTCCTTAGCCACCAGGGAGCTGTAGGTGCGGGTCAATGCCACAGACAGAAGGTGGGAGAGGAGGAATATTCCGGCATAGAAGGCAAAGCCCAGGCCAATAAGCTGGACGCGGTAGTCCCATGAAAAGTTTTCTGCACTAGGCTGGGTAACAGCTTTGGTATGCTGGTCAGGATGCATGGTGTTTGATACTGGAGCTCAGGCTGAGGGGAGGCTCAGCTGCAAGTGGGGCTGTAGGCCGGTGCTAGTAGGTACATGGTGTGTTGGTCACCTATAAAACAACCTGAGgctgctgaagaaaaacagacaggagattattcactaaaacacacattttcacttaATATTTATGCAACTGACTGAGAGATGCCAGGTTTCAGGaccaagttaaacagtgagtagctTACTTGATATAAAATTCTGCTTCTGAGGTGTTTCCACCCTGATCACAATACAGTTCtcagacaaaacaataaatacttaTTGTGGTCACATTtgaagatattgaacattgtgcaacatATTgccaatcagcagcttcagtgcaACATAATCTCTAACACTTCTATCTTAAAGCACTATTGCTAAAGCACTGCACTTTCGATTTGTAAATTGTTTATACAGCAGGAGATAACCTGCTTTAGTTTACTTTACACTTCAGTTTGGTGCCATGATGCCAGCATTACTGCACAGGAGAATTTGCAGGTATTTTCTAGACATCTCAGGCTACTCATCATCTGTTGTAAATGGATATATGTTTAGGAATGTACttctttacacttaaaaaaatggGATGTATGTGGGCCATGAAGTTAAATGACTTTGGCACCCCTGCTTTAAACAAACTACAAATGCACCCAAGCTCCATGTGAACTTGAATGCACCATAAGTTTGGACCTCAAACCGTTATGAGCGAACTTTTCCTGCAGTAACtcgataaaaacagaaaaccagcACGACACCATGCAGCCCAAAAATAGCGTTTTACCTATTtatagctaagccaaataacAACAAACTAAAACCTTTACGAGACACGTTAAACTTTAAGCTCGACCGACACTAACTGTGTTGTAAAACTGGCACTAAAACCACGACGACAAAGAGTGTAGCCTGTAAGCTAACACCACACAGAACAGTGTAAAACAGTAACTCTCACTCACCATAAAGTAATTAGCGGACATTACTTTCATACCGTAAAGAGATGTTTCCTCTGTACACGATGTTCCGGCGATGCTGTTAGTGCAGGTTACAACCGGACAATTCACATCATACGACTTCAATTTGGTCATATGAtcctcaaacaggaagtgacgcCCAATTTGAACTTCCGGACACCCCATTGGTCAATGCAGCTCTGATCAGTGGTACCGTGCCATCCTATTGGTTAGCTCCTGGCTCCTTATTATTTTGGCTTTCCTCTGTCATAAAACCAAACAGTACATAGTTATAGATGTGTGTCCTGTACACACAGTAGAGAACATATATTCAATACAAATGCAAAGACCTGTCGGGTTAGAAGACCTACATCATGCTTTGAGGAGaaatgttttaaaggaaaaatgttttacatAATAAATGTTGTATTCtatatattgcaaaaaaatCTGATTATAAATAGCtactaaaatgtaaaagaaaaatggaaatgagGACACATTTTAATAGATTTGAAGAGGGTATAAtaaccccaattccaaaaaagcTGAGGTGCTGTATAAAACTTAAACAAAATGCAGTGCTTTGTAAATCTTTTTGACCTATACCCAGTTGAATATAATACAAAGGTACAGGTTAACATCACAGGTTAACAGGTTAACTGGTAACAGATTAAAGGATCACGACTGGGTATGAAAGGGGCTGCCTTGAAAGGCTCACTTATTCACATGCAAGGATGGTCACTTTGTTAAAACCTGTGTTGGCAACAGTCCAACAGTTTATACAAGAGCTGGGATAGCGGTATGTTTACagctgtgttacatcaccttttcttttaacaacttTCAGTAGGCCTAAGTGTTTgggttttgaaagtgaaattcttcCCCGTTCAGTCTGGGTTCTCCGTTGTAGTATTTGTGCTTCATAATGCTcgcacattttctttttcttctttttttttttttttcagtgtgagGTGTGGGGCTGAAATCAAACCCACCGCCGCTGTGGCAAGAAAACtacctttgtacatgaggcacCTGCCCTACCTagtgagctactgggcaccccaCGACACATATTTTCAATGAGAGACAGGTCTGGACTAcaggcaggtcagtctagtACCCGTGCTCTTTCACTACAAAGCCATGCTGTTGCCGCAATGAGCAGGAGCatccctgaaaaaaaaagttgtctaGATGGCAAAGTAAGTTGCTTCAGAACCAAAACCTGTAAGTGCCTTTCAGCAgtcatggtgccttcacagatgtgtgAGTCACTCAtaatgccatgggcactaacacacctccacagatgctggctttgaactttgccctggtaacaatctggatttgtctttttcctctttagccCGCAGGACAGATCATTTGTCCATCATTtgtaaaaacaattttaatcTGGACTTATCAGACCACAGCACGCTTTTAACTGTGTCAGTCCATCTTAGATGAGCTCCAGTTCAGGGAAGTCGGCGGTGCTTCTGTATGTTGTTGATATATGTCCTTCACTTTGCACGGTAGagtcttaacttgcatttgtagacACAGCGCcgaactgtgtttactgacagtggttttccaaagtgttccagagcccatgtagtaatatcctttatacaATCATATCAGTTTATAATGCAATGCCgcctgaggggtcaaaggtcacgggCATTAAGTGTTGGTAGTCCAACTGACAAACTAAACACGTAATGTCATTTGAAGATGGTGAAATCACTAAATTCCTTGCAATGTTGACACACCTTATTCTTAATAAACTGTTAGACTATTGCATCATGCAGGTTTTCACAAAGTGACAATCCTTGCTTGTGGATAACTGAGCCTTTTGAGGAGGCACTTTTTCTACCTAGTTATGATGCTTTAATCTTTTACCAATTAAGTTgtttacctgtgaaatgttccaaaCTGGTGTTTCTTGGGCATTCAACAAGTttcccagtcttttgttgcccctGTC includes:
- the cln8 gene encoding protein CLN8 → MHPDQHTKAVTQPSAENFSWDYRVQLIGLGFAFYAGIFLLSHLLSVALTRTYSSLVAKEKVFWNLAATRAVFGIQSTVAGLRALTEDSVLTSDRVKGQADWSWFNVLTATGFFVFENVALHASSVVFRSFDLPLATHHFFALTGYAGAVVWDSMGHFLPMVTLLLEMSTPFTCISWMLLKAGWARTLFWRANQWVMIHAFHCRMVLTYYMWWVTLNHWGELSSNVAVPPLLIYLIGLTLLTFILNPIWTHKKTMQLFNPVDWNFGNKAVPVNGTTEGQSEVSVKPHAN